The sequence CTGCGGCCGGCGGGGCCTCACACCCGGCATGACAGTTCACCGTCTGGTCGTCAGGGCAGGGTGGTGAAGTCCGGGGCGCGCCCCTCGGCGAAGGCGGTGAGGGCTTCGGTATTGGCGGGGCCGCCCATCAACTCGGCGAACGCCGCGTTCTCGCGGTCGCGGGCCGCATCGATCTGCGCGCGGATGGGTTCGTTCATCGTCCGCTTCACCGCGATCAGGCTGGAGATCGGCTGCCGCGCAAGCTGTTCGGCATGTGTCGTCGCGACGTCGAGCAGCTCGGCCGGCTCGCACAGGCGCCACGCCAGACCGATGTCGACCGCCTGCTCGGCGGAGATCCACTCCGAGGACATCAGCAGCCATGCCGCTTCCTGTCGGCCGAGCAGACGCGGCAGGAGATACGACGACGCCGCCTCGGGTGCGACACCGAGGCTGGTGAACGGGCACTTGAACCGCGCAGCGGTCGACACGA is a genomic window of Gordonia sp. SID5947 containing:
- a CDS encoding enoyl-CoA hydratase-related protein, yielding MKLLIETHNRVRTLTFNRPDALNAFDEALYDATAQALIDAADDPDVAVVLLTGNGRAFTAGTDLKEMAQRVGDPDFVPGRYGFPGLIDALVAFPKPLICAVNGLGLGLGTTILGFADLAFVSTAARFKCPFTSLGVAPEAASSYLLPRLLGRQEAAWLLMSSEWISAEQAVDIGLAWRLCEPAELLDVATTHAEQLARQPISSLIAVKRTMNEPIRAQIDAARDRENAAFAELMGGPANTEALTAFAEGRAPDFTTLP